Within the Flavobacterium sp. CG_23.5 genome, the region TTTAAATAGCTTACTTTTGCAAAAAATTACACTTGTGAATTACTTATCTGTTGAAAATATCTCGAAATCTTTTGGGGAAAGAACGCTTTTTGAAAATATTTCTTTTGGGATTAACAAAGACCAAAAAATCGCCTTTATAGCCAAGAATGGCTCGGGAAAAACCACTATTATGAGTATCATCAACGGTTTAGATGAATCTGATACCGGACAAGTCGTTTTGAGAAAAGGAATTAAAATGGCTTTTTTGTCGCAAAACAATAATTTGCAGGAAGAACTGACTATTGAAGAGAGCATTTTCGCATCAGATAATGAGATATTGAAAGTCATTGAAGCCTACGAAAAAGCATTGGAAAATCCCGAAGATGAAGAAGCCTACCAAAAAGCTTTTGATGGAATGGACCAACATAATGCATGGGATTTTGAGACGCAATACAAGCAAATTTTGTTCAAATTGAAGTTGGAAGACTTCAAACTGAAAGTGAAGAATCTTTCGGGTGGACAGAAAAAACGTTTGTCGCTGGCTATCATTTTAATCAATCGCCCTGATTTATTAATCTTGGACGAACCTACGAATCACTTGGATTTGGAGATGATCGAATGGCTGGAAACTTATTTTGCCAAAGAAAATATTACGCTGTTTATGGTGACGCATGACCGTTTCTTCTTGGAGCGTGTTTGCAATGAAATCATTGAACTGGACAACGGAAAACTATATTCCTATAAAGGAAACTATTCGTATTATTTAGAGAAAAAAGAGGAACGCATCGCTTCCGAAAACTCTAGTGTGGATAAAGCGCAGAATCTTTTCGTAAAAGAATTGGAATGGATGCGTCGCCAGCCGAAAGCGAGAACGACCAAATCGAAATCGCGTCAGGACGATTTTTATGACATTAAGGAAAAAGCACAAAGTCGCCGTCGCGAAAACAAGGTGGAGCTTGAAATAAATATGGAGCGCATGGGAAGCAAGATAATCGAGCTTCACAAAATTTCCAAAAAATTCGGGGATCATGTGATTTTGGATAATTTCAGTTTCGACTTTCAGCCGGGAGAACGCATTGGAATCATTGGGAAAAACGGAACCGGAAAATCGACTTTCTTGAATTTATTGACCGGAGGAATTCCGCTTGACGGAGGAAAAGTCGTGATTGGCGAGACGATAAAACTAGGTTATTATACCCAAAGCGGGATCAACCCGAAACCGGGACAACGCGTGATTGATGTGATTAAGGAATACGGAGAATTTATTCCGTTGATGAAAGGGAGAATGATTTCGGCTTCGCAATTGTTGGAGCGTTTTCTTTTTGACGCCAAAAAACAATACGATTTTGTGGATCGATTGAGCGGTGGAGAATTAAAGCGTTTGTACTTATGTACGGTTTTGATTCAGAATCCAAACTTTTTGATTCTTGATGAGCCTACCAATGATTTGGATATTGTGACGTTGAACGTTTTGGAAAGCTTCCTTCTGGATTATCCTGGATGTTTGTTAGTGGTGTCGCATGACCGTTACTTTATGGATAAAATTGTGGATCACTTATTCATTTTTAGAGGAAATGGTGTAGTTGAAAATTTTCCTGGAAACTATTCTGATTTCAGAGCCTACGAAGACAGTACGGATGTAGCGCAAAAAGAGGAAAACAAAGCCGAGAAGAAAGATTGGAAACAAAATAACCCAACAGGAAACCTAACCTTCAACGAGCAAAAAGAATTCCAGAAAACAGAAAAAGAAATCAAGGATTTAGAAGTTCAAAAAATTGCGATTGAGCAATTATTTTCGGACGGAAAAGTACCTGACAATGAAATTGAGAAAAAAGCAAAAGAACTCGAAAACATCATCAACAAAATAGAAGATAAAGAAGAACGCTGGTTTGAATTGAGCGCGAAAATTGAGGGGTAAAAAGCCCCGTAACCCCCGAAGGGGGAATAAAAAAAATGATATAAACCTCCAACACTTTTAGCGGTAATGCTATAAAGTGTTGGGGGTTTATTTTTTTTTAATAGTAGGAAAATATTCCACAATTAAGTTGTTGATTTCAAGATTTATAAAATAGTTTCGTTTACATTCGTAGAATAATAACTGATAGCGCTCAGACAAAAATCCAATATTCATAAAACTAGGAAGTTTTAGGCGCAACTAAAAAAAAGAAATAAAAAAGAATATTAAATGAAAAATAAAACACTCTTAATAATTTTGTGGCTGTCAAGTTTATTATTTATTTCAATTACGATTTGGGCATATTATTCAAATTTTCATCAAAATGGATTGTCTAATAACCCTGAAAATTGGAGTCAATTTGCAAATTATTTAGGAGGAGTAATTGGTTCATTTATTTCTCTTTTAAATCTTATTATATTGACTTATTTGTCGATCAGGCTTGTAAAAAATGATGATGAAAGAAATAAATGGACACTACAAGAATTGGCAAGACCATTAGGAAATATCATTACTATTAAAAACGATAATTCCCTTCAAATTATCGTTGAAAATTGTGGATTAGGTCCTATGATTATGACTAAAATGGAAATTTGCGAGAATAATAAAGTTATATCAAATACGTTTAGTCAATTAATTTTACCTTGTGAAGATGATGTTGAATTCGATTTTTCTTTTTTTAGTATATCATCAGAAAACGCCATTGTGGCGAAAGACAAAACACTAACTCTTTTAAAAATTAAAGGAAAAAAAAGTGAGATAGATTTTAAAAAAATCATTAACAAAACTCGGAAAATATTAGATGGTTTAACCATTAAGATAGAGTACTCCGATATTTACCATCGAAAAATAGAAACATTAATTTGTCCTATTAATTTTCACAACATTGAAAGTGCAAACAACTACATACCAAAAAGTAACGTATTGTAATCCATCAAGGATTTATTATGCGATTGATCTTCTCGCTTACCCACACAAACGATGACAAAACTATTTCCAGTTAAAAAGCAATGAACCAAACCAATAAAGTCATAATTTAAACCACAAACCAATGAATCTAAAAAATACTTTATCTAACTATAGCGCAAAGCCAAACTCCATATTTAAGAAAATTTTCGTGACGTTTTCATTTGCTTACTTACCCTTTTTAATATTGTTTGTAATCTTAGTCAGTTTTGGTCTTATGCCTGTAAACTTTAACAATGAAGACTTTAATGGTATAAAAGGAGTAGCCGTTTTAGTTTGCTTTGCCCCTATTTTTACTTTTATGTTTAGTGCTTTTGCTTACTTGTGGTTTGTATTTGGAAATTTTGTTTTAAAACTATTTGTCACACTTTTACCAGATAAAAAATAATAGTAAAAACTTCATTCGCTATTGCGAGTTTCTACTCGTAGCGTTAAACAGCTGTGATTTTTAAGAAATATTCATAATTAATTAACATTCAAACAATTAATAGAATAGTTTATTTTCCATACCTTAGTTTACCTTAAAATTTAGCACTCAAAACTTCCTACCTCGAAGTAATGAATAATAGAACTTAAAGTATATTCTTAATGGAAAAGCTAATTATTGAACGAAAATTTAATGCTCCAGTTGAAAAAATATGGAACGAATTTACAACAGCCGAACTGTTGAAAAAATGGTGGTCACCAGATACAATGACTTGTTCCTATATGTCCGTTGAGTTGAGAGTAGGCGGTTTATTCCGATTTTGTTTTAAAGATGCCAATGACAAAGAATTTTGGGGAAGAGGAACGTACCAAAAAATTAACGAACCAACTTATTTCTCCTACTTAGATACATTTTCTGACGCTGACGGCAATGCTGTACCTCCATCCTACTTTGGAATGGAAGGAGATAAAATAATTGAGTCTCTCGTAGAATTTGAATTTTCAACTGAAGGAGCAACGACTGCTATGAAAGTCACAATGGACAATTATTATGATAGCGCTATGACTGGGGATATGATTAAAGGCTGGAACAGCATGTTTGATAAACTTGCAAATAACCTATAATTTTTTAAAACCTCGCTAAACGACTGTAATAACTTGACAATCGCAATGAGAAGCAAAAACCACAACAAAATCTAATTTTGCTGTTGTTTTTGTATCTTTGTAATTATAAAAAAAGAAATCATGACTTTGATATTAGACAGCACCTCTGCCAAAAAAATTTCTTTGCTAAAAGAACTGGCTCTGCAACTTGGCGTAAAAGTTACAGAAATGCCAAAAAAGAATGTTGGGAAATCAAAAATACCAAATGAAGTGTCTTTAAAATCTATGGCAAAAACGGATAAAGGTATTGGACTGACAAAAGCCAAAAGCCCTAAAGACATGATGCAACAGATTTTTTCTAAATGAGCTACTGTTTAGAATATTCTGGACAATTTAAAAAAGATGCAAAACTTTGTAAAAAAAGAAACTGGAATCTTAACTTACTAGAAAATGTAGTTGAAATTTTGTTGGTAAAAGGAGAACTCCCTCCTAAAAATAAGCCACATACTTTAAGTGGTAACTATTCGGGATTTTGGGAATGTCATATTAAACCAGATTGGCTATTAATCTGGAAACAAGACGATCAAAATAAAACAATTTACTTAGATAGAACGGGGTCTCACTCGGATTTATTTTAATATATTAAAGATTCATTTCTAAAACTATTTTGAGTTTTTAATTCAACAAGAATAGCAACTTGTTTTTTCGACATATAATATCAGAGTCAAATTCTGTTGTGGTTTTTTATTTAAAATCACACATTTGTAAAATGGGTTTGTATCTTCGTACTTCTTTGTGAAACTCCGTGTAATCCAAACTATGCTATTCCAAATAAAATCCTACCTACAATTCCGTTGGCATTCTAAGAATGAACACGCCGTACATTCTCCTTTTATATTCACTTTGATAACCAAATGCTTTTACGACAAAAAACCAAAACCGGAATATGCTATTTTAAAAGAATATCGAAATTCACTTTTAGAAAATAAAAACAGTATTGAAGTAACCGATTTTGGTGCGGGATCGAAAGTTTTCAAATCCAATAAAAGAGAAATCTCCAAGATTGCAAAAACTGCAGGAATTACTGGAAAACGCGCTGAATTATTGTTTAGAATAGTCAATTATTTCGAGCCTGACTCGATTTTAGAAATAGGGACTTCGTTAGGATTGGCTACTGCTGCCCTATCTTTAGGTAATACGAACGCAAATATAACCACACTTGAAGGTTGTCCGGAAACGGCGAAAGTTGCTCAAGAACAATTTAAAAAATTCAATTTCAAGAATATAAATAGTGTAGTTTCTGAATTCACCAGTTATTTAGAAAAGTGGAATTTACCCTTAAACACTAAAACTGAACACTACAATCTGAACACTGAACACTTTTCCTTAATCTACTTCGACGGCAACCATCAAAAACAACCAACATTAGATTATTTTGAATTATTGCTTCCAACAATTACTAACGAAACGGTTTGGATTTTCGATGACATTCATTGGTCACCAGAAATGGAAGAAGCCTGGGAAATTATTAAAAATCATCAAAAAGTAACGGTAACCATTGATACGTTTCAATGGGGATTGGTTTTCTTTAGACGAGAGCAGCCTAAAGAACATTTTATTATTCGAGTGTAATACAAAAAAAAATGACAGCCATCCCTGACTGTCATTTTTCACTCTAATTAACAATTATTTATTGTTTTGCATCTCTCATTTCTTCAGATTTGGCTCCCATTCTATTTACTTTCAACATTGGAGCAAATTTAAATTTCAAACCAGCAATTTTTCTGTTGTCACTAGAAGAAAGACCTTCTTTTTCAACTGTATTTTTTCTGCTGTCTAATGCTTCATACATTACTTTAATCTCATCCCAATCCTCACGAGAATAGCTGTCCTTATTATCTTCGGCGGTATGAATAAATTGTTGATAAACACTATGGATATTATCCTTATTTACCCAACTAAAATTCATATCATCTCCAATTTTTCCTTGACCAAACAAAGCATTTCTCAATTTTTGTTTTGAATTAACTGGAGCAGGTGTTGCAGCTTCTGTTACAGCATTCATATCGGCTTGCATTTTAGCTTTTAATGCTTCATACTTCGCTTTACTTGCATCTATTCTTTCTTGTGCTTTTTCTTTATCTTTTAAATTTTCCAAAGCAGCTTCTGCATCACTAATTCTCATTTGGTATGAAGCATCAATTGCTTCCCAATTTGTTTTAGCGTCAGCTTCCGCAACATTTCCTAATGAATCAACATATACAACATATGTATCTACTTTTTTCTCTGCTTGTTCCGCTTTTTCATCCTTACATGATGTAAATCCTAATGCGACTACCATTGCTCCTAATAATAAATTTTTACCTTTCATATTTTCTTGATTTGATTTAATAATTAAAATTTCTTACACAAATATAAATAAAATTAAACAATACTCAACAAACAACCAAAAATTATGTAAATTTCAAAATAAATTGTGAAATAAAAACAGATTAAGTGTAAATTATATAACTTTTAACTAAAATTTTATAAAGCTTTTAACCGGCATTCTATTTATTGAAAAACCACAATTTTTTATTTATTTACTGTTATGCTATTTTAATTCTTCTTATTTGAAATCAAAATGTAACAAATTGTAAAAAACAACTACTTATTTGTAATCCAAAAGTCTTTTGTACTTTTAAAATCTAAATTGCATCTCTAAAATCTAAATTCTCAATGGCCAACCCATTAATTAAAATATCCAATATAAAGCGGGATTTTGTTCTCGGAAACGAAATCGTATATGTCCTTAAAGGCATTGATTTAGAAATAAACAAAGGTGAATATGTAGCATTGATGGGGCCTTCCGGCTCGGGGAAATCAACTTTAATGAATCTTTTAGGTTGTTTAGACACGCCAACTTCAGGAACTTATATCCTAAACGGAAAAGATGTAAGTAAGATGAAAGATGATGAATTGGCTGAAATTAGAAACAAAGAAATAGGTTTCGTATTCCAAACTTTCAATCTTTTGCCCAGAACAACGGCGCTGGACAATGTGGCTCTACCTATGATTTACG harbors:
- a CDS encoding ABC-F family ATP-binding cassette domain-containing protein, translating into MNYLSVENISKSFGERTLFENISFGINKDQKIAFIAKNGSGKTTIMSIINGLDESDTGQVVLRKGIKMAFLSQNNNLQEELTIEESIFASDNEILKVIEAYEKALENPEDEEAYQKAFDGMDQHNAWDFETQYKQILFKLKLEDFKLKVKNLSGGQKKRLSLAIILINRPDLLILDEPTNHLDLEMIEWLETYFAKENITLFMVTHDRFFLERVCNEIIELDNGKLYSYKGNYSYYLEKKEERIASENSSVDKAQNLFVKELEWMRRQPKARTTKSKSRQDDFYDIKEKAQSRRRENKVELEINMERMGSKIIELHKISKKFGDHVILDNFSFDFQPGERIGIIGKNGTGKSTFLNLLTGGIPLDGGKVVIGETIKLGYYTQSGINPKPGQRVIDVIKEYGEFIPLMKGRMISASQLLERFLFDAKKQYDFVDRLSGGELKRLYLCTVLIQNPNFLILDEPTNDLDIVTLNVLESFLLDYPGCLLVVSHDRYFMDKIVDHLFIFRGNGVVENFPGNYSDFRAYEDSTDVAQKEENKAEKKDWKQNNPTGNLTFNEQKEFQKTEKEIKDLEVQKIAIEQLFSDGKVPDNEIEKKAKELENIINKIEDKEERWFELSAKIEG
- a CDS encoding SRPBCC domain-containing protein, with translation MEKLIIERKFNAPVEKIWNEFTTAELLKKWWSPDTMTCSYMSVELRVGGLFRFCFKDANDKEFWGRGTYQKINEPTYFSYLDTFSDADGNAVPPSYFGMEGDKIIESLVEFEFSTEGATTAMKVTMDNYYDSAMTGDMIKGWNSMFDKLANNL
- a CDS encoding type II toxin-antitoxin system YafQ family toxin produces the protein MSYCLEYSGQFKKDAKLCKKRNWNLNLLENVVEILLVKGELPPKNKPHTLSGNYSGFWECHIKPDWLLIWKQDDQNKTIYLDRTGSHSDLF
- a CDS encoding O-methyltransferase; translation: MLFQIKSYLQFRWHSKNEHAVHSPFIFTLITKCFYDKKPKPEYAILKEYRNSLLENKNSIEVTDFGAGSKVFKSNKREISKIAKTAGITGKRAELLFRIVNYFEPDSILEIGTSLGLATAALSLGNTNANITTLEGCPETAKVAQEQFKKFNFKNINSVVSEFTSYLEKWNLPLNTKTEHYNLNTEHFSLIYFDGNHQKQPTLDYFELLLPTITNETVWIFDDIHWSPEMEEAWEIIKNHQKVTVTIDTFQWGLVFFRREQPKEHFIIRV
- a CDS encoding ABC transporter ATP-binding protein, whose amino-acid sequence is MANPLIKISNIKRDFVLGNEIVYVLKGIDLEINKGEYVALMGPSGSGKSTLMNLLGCLDTPTSGTYILNGKDVSKMKDDELAEIRNKEIGFVFQTFNLLPRTTALDNVALPMIYAGFSKSERNKRATEVLEQVNLADRMDHQPNQLSGGQRQRVAIARALVNKPSIILADEPTGNLDSKTSLEIMKLFGDIHANGNTVILVTHEEEIAAYAHRIIRLRDGIIESDTTK